One part of the Theropithecus gelada isolate Dixy chromosome 5, Tgel_1.0, whole genome shotgun sequence genome encodes these proteins:
- the NDUFC1 gene encoding NADH dehydrogenase [ubiquinone] 1 subunit C1, mitochondrial: MAPSALLRPLSRLLAPARLPSGSSARSKFYVREPLNAKPNWLKVGLTLGTTVVLWVYLIKQHNEDILEYKRRNGLE; the protein is encoded by the exons ATGGCGCCGTCCGCGTTGCTGCGTCCCCTCTCTCGGCTGCTGGCCCCTGCCAGGCTCCCGAGCGGCT CTTCAGCGCGGTCAAAGTTCTACGTGCGAGAGCCGCTGAATGCCAAACCTAACTGGCTGAAAGTTGGGTTGACCTTGGGCACCACCGTCGTCTTGTGGGTCTAT CTCATCAAACAACACAATGAAGATATTTTAGAgtacaaaagaagaaatgggcTGGAATAA